From Bacillus pumilus, one genomic window encodes:
- the fabL gene encoding enoyl-[acyl-carrier-protein] reductase FabL, translated as MSQRKCALITGSSRGVGKEVALRLAEKGYDIVINYARSKKAALETAEEIEAMGVKTLVVKANVGQPEKIKDMFQQIDETFGRLDVFVNNAASGVQRPIMDLEENHWDWTMNINAKALLFCGQEAAKLMEKNGGGHIVSISSLGSIRYLENYTVVGVSKAALEALTRYLSVELSQKNIVVNAVSGGAIDTDALKHFPNREELLEDAKKNTPAGRMVEIKDMVDSVEFLVSGKADMIRGQTIIVDGGRSLLV; from the coding sequence ATGAGTCAACGTAAATGTGCATTAATTACAGGCAGCAGCAGAGGAGTAGGGAAAGAAGTAGCCCTTCGCCTGGCTGAAAAAGGATATGACATTGTCATTAACTATGCGAGAAGCAAAAAAGCCGCACTTGAAACAGCGGAAGAAATTGAAGCGATGGGCGTCAAAACATTGGTCGTGAAAGCCAATGTAGGCCAGCCTGAGAAAATCAAAGATATGTTTCAGCAAATCGATGAAACCTTTGGCCGTTTAGACGTATTTGTCAACAATGCGGCGTCTGGCGTTCAGCGCCCAATCATGGACCTTGAAGAAAACCATTGGGACTGGACAATGAATATCAATGCGAAGGCTTTGTTATTCTGCGGACAAGAAGCGGCGAAATTAATGGAGAAAAATGGCGGCGGACATATCGTCAGCATTAGCTCACTAGGCTCCATCCGCTACCTTGAAAATTACACAGTAGTCGGCGTGTCAAAAGCCGCACTAGAAGCTTTGACACGTTACCTTTCTGTTGAGCTGTCACAAAAAAATATCGTCGTCAACGCCGTATCTGGCGGCGCGATCGATACAGATGCGCTCAAGCACTTCCCGAACCGTGAAGAGCTGTTAGAAGATGCAAAGAAAAACACACCTGCCGGCCGAATGGTGGAAATTAAAGACATGGTCGACAGCGTGGAGTTCCTTGTATCAGGCAAGGCAGACATGATTAGAGGACAGACCATTATTGTGGATGGCGGACGTTCTTTGCTAGTTTAA
- the ntdP gene encoding nucleoside tri-diphosphate phosphatase, whose amino-acid sequence MGYPKEGETIQIQSYKHNGLIHRIWNETTILKATELCIIGANDRTMVTESDGRTWMTREPAICYFHAKQWFNVIGMLRDDGVYYYCNISSPFATDDEAIKYIDYDLDVKVFPDMTYNILDEDEYADHKRQMNYPKEIDSILREHLNTLLHWIHQRKGPFAPEFVDMWYERFLHYTK is encoded by the coding sequence ATGGGCTATCCCAAGGAAGGAGAAACCATCCAAATTCAAAGCTATAAACACAATGGCTTGATCCACAGGATTTGGAATGAAACCACCATTCTGAAAGCAACGGAATTGTGTATCATTGGTGCAAACGACCGTACAATGGTGACTGAATCCGACGGCCGTACTTGGATGACGAGAGAACCGGCTATTTGCTATTTCCATGCAAAACAATGGTTTAATGTAATTGGGATGCTTAGAGATGATGGGGTATATTATTACTGCAACATCAGCTCTCCTTTTGCGACAGATGATGAGGCAATTAAGTATATTGATTACGATTTAGATGTCAAAGTCTTTCCAGACATGACGTACAATATTTTGGATGAGGATGAATATGCAGATCATAAGAGGCAGATGAATTATCCAAAGGAAATCGATAGTATCTTAAGAGAGCATCTGAATACATTATTGCATTGGATTCACCAGCGGAAAGGTCCGTTTGCTCCTGAATTTGTGGATATGTGGTATGAACGTTTTTTACATTATACAAAATAA
- a CDS encoding YgaB family protein gives MSDFDQLVKEQMQLMDQLLDVQGELDLCLETEKQLLQDEKKEEWTRLHDQIKQKREELQKVQTLFTKQTEEVINSYKQMEKSSTVM, from the coding sequence ATGTCTGATTTCGATCAGCTTGTCAAAGAACAAATGCAGCTCATGGATCAGCTGCTCGATGTCCAGGGAGAACTCGATCTATGCTTAGAAACAGAAAAACAATTGCTGCAGGATGAAAAAAAAGAAGAGTGGACCAGGCTTCATGATCAAATCAAACAGAAACGGGAGGAACTGCAAAAAGTCCAAACCTTATTTACAAAACAGACAGAAGAGGTCATCAATTCATACAAGCAGATGGAAAAGAGTTCAACCGTGATGTAA
- the mutY gene encoding A/G-specific adenine glycosylase yields MKDIQEKLDRKDIAGFQHDLIDWYEKEQRTLPWRENQDPYRVWVSEVMLQQTRVDTVIPYFNRFMEQFPTVKDLALADEEKVMKAWEGLGYYSRVRNLQAAVKEVYESYRGVVPDSKEQFSKLKGVGPYTSGAVLSIAYNKPYPAVDGNVMRVISRILSVWDDIAKPKTRNIFEFAVDQLISREKPSEFNQGLMELGALICTPTSPACLICPVNMHCSALEEGVQHELPVKSKKKKPTAKSMAAAVLFDDAGNLYIHKRPSTGLLANLWEFPNMETMKGRKTEKEQLIDFLKEEAGVQAELGDLEGTIQHVFTHLIWNISVFFGRVTSVSDDTMLKKVTTEEFEAYALPVSHQKIWKLALEEPSRI; encoded by the coding sequence ATGAAAGACATTCAAGAAAAGCTGGACCGCAAAGATATTGCGGGCTTTCAGCATGATTTAATTGATTGGTATGAAAAAGAACAACGGACACTGCCATGGCGTGAAAATCAGGATCCATACCGCGTCTGGGTATCAGAAGTGATGCTTCAGCAAACGAGAGTGGATACGGTCATTCCGTACTTCAACCGGTTTATGGAGCAATTCCCGACGGTGAAGGATCTCGCTTTAGCTGATGAAGAAAAGGTCATGAAAGCATGGGAAGGTCTTGGCTACTACTCAAGAGTTCGTAATTTACAGGCAGCTGTGAAAGAAGTATATGAATCCTACAGGGGCGTTGTCCCTGATTCGAAAGAGCAGTTTTCAAAGCTTAAAGGTGTAGGTCCGTATACGAGCGGTGCAGTGCTGAGTATCGCCTATAACAAGCCGTACCCTGCGGTAGACGGCAACGTCATGAGGGTCATTTCCCGTATTTTGTCTGTATGGGATGATATAGCAAAACCAAAAACGAGAAATATTTTCGAGTTTGCGGTCGATCAGCTCATTTCCCGGGAAAAGCCTTCAGAATTCAATCAAGGGCTGATGGAGCTTGGTGCGCTCATTTGCACCCCAACATCCCCTGCCTGCCTCATTTGCCCTGTGAACATGCATTGCTCGGCACTAGAGGAAGGCGTTCAGCATGAGCTCCCAGTGAAAAGCAAAAAGAAAAAGCCGACTGCAAAATCAATGGCAGCAGCGGTGTTATTTGATGATGCAGGCAACCTATATATTCATAAACGGCCAAGTACAGGCCTTCTTGCGAATTTATGGGAATTCCCTAACATGGAAACCATGAAGGGAAGAAAAACGGAAAAAGAGCAGTTAATTGATTTCTTAAAAGAGGAGGCAGGTGTACAAGCGGAGCTTGGTGATTTAGAAGGCACCATTCAGCATGTATTTACCCACCTCATCTGGAATATTTCTGTTTTCTTTGGACGAGTTACCTCTGTATCTGATGACACGATGCTGAAAAAAGTCACAACAGAGGAATTTGAGGCGTATGCTTTGCCAGTCTCACACCAAAAAATTTGGAAGCTGGCACTTGAAGAGCCTAGTCGTATTTAA